Proteins co-encoded in one Gleimia hominis genomic window:
- a CDS encoding copper transporter has protein sequence MVDFRYHLVSLISVFLALALGVVLGAGPLQTPIASGLTGQVESLRETQTKTTAQIEQAHADIANRNDWIDEAARQLLPNKLKGVNVAVVSLPQTRSEDVDAVRSYVEVAGGKVNQTAALTDNWTAGGMTQFRASLSSPIAEHLSGDDLKDAGSAQIFGQALTQVLTDDSEDSKLIREMLTDKDNALVQFDQDTTKSEAILLVGPVRPEAGEEPTPTPTGPNAEPDTSMLTQLGTAIAKAPKSGVVLGQSATKDGLVSVLRDEGAVVTTVDGVGSAMGNASAVLALVSAGAQARAFGQGNDVNSAMPPLP, from the coding sequence CGGTACCATTTGGTTTCACTTATCTCCGTGTTTCTAGCGTTGGCCTTGGGAGTGGTGTTGGGCGCGGGCCCACTGCAAACCCCGATTGCGTCGGGGCTGACGGGACAGGTGGAGTCTTTGCGTGAGACCCAGACGAAAACGACGGCTCAGATTGAACAGGCGCACGCGGATATTGCGAATCGCAATGATTGGATTGATGAGGCCGCGCGCCAACTGCTGCCGAATAAACTCAAGGGCGTGAACGTGGCGGTGGTTTCTTTACCGCAGACCCGTTCTGAGGACGTGGATGCGGTCCGTTCTTACGTTGAGGTGGCGGGCGGTAAAGTGAACCAGACCGCGGCTTTGACTGACAATTGGACAGCCGGTGGGATGACGCAGTTCCGGGCATCCTTGTCGTCGCCGATCGCGGAGCACCTCAGTGGGGATGACCTGAAAGACGCAGGTAGTGCGCAGATCTTTGGGCAGGCGTTGACGCAGGTGCTCACGGATGATTCTGAGGATTCGAAGCTGATCCGCGAAATGCTTACGGATAAAGATAATGCCCTGGTGCAGTTCGATCAGGATACGACGAAGTCGGAGGCAATCTTACTGGTGGGGCCGGTGCGGCCTGAAGCGGGGGAAGAACCAACCCCGACTCCTACGGGTCCCAATGCGGAACCGGACACGTCGATGCTCACGCAGCTTGGGACCGCGATTGCGAAGGCCCCGAAGTCCGGGGTGGTGCTGGGCCAGTCCGCCACTAAGGATGGTTTGGTTTCGGTGCTGCGCGATGAGGGGGCCGTGGTGACTACGGTCGATGGTGTGGGCAGTGCCATGGGGAATGCGTCAGCCGTTCTCGCGCTCGTGTCCGCGGGTGCGCAGGCGCGGGCTTTCGGCCAGGGGAACGATGTGAACTCGGCTATGCCACCTTTGCCGTAG
- a CDS encoding NUDIX domain-containing protein, whose translation MIADKPTSFPVVAHDRVWRGAVFDMDEDRVQLSENTTVVRHYVAHTGAVAIVALRWNDGRPQVALVNQYRHPVQATLWEIPAGLLDKPGERPLDAAKRELKEETDLKAQRWDVLVDFFTSPGGSTEALRIYLAREVSEVPLGERFEREDEEALMQTRWVNLEEAVAAIHSGQLHNPSAVMGLLATKSALDKDWAPLRPSDAPWMRSPLGR comes from the coding sequence ATGATTGCTGATAAACCCACGAGCTTCCCAGTTGTTGCCCACGATCGCGTGTGGCGCGGAGCCGTGTTTGACATGGATGAGGACCGCGTTCAACTTAGCGAAAACACTACGGTGGTGAGGCACTACGTGGCGCACACCGGGGCGGTTGCGATCGTGGCACTGAGGTGGAACGATGGCCGGCCGCAAGTGGCGTTGGTTAATCAGTATCGCCACCCCGTGCAGGCCACTTTGTGGGAGATCCCAGCTGGCCTGCTGGATAAGCCGGGCGAACGCCCGCTGGACGCTGCTAAACGCGAGCTAAAAGAGGAAACTGACCTAAAGGCGCAACGCTGGGACGTGCTTGTGGATTTCTTTACTTCCCCGGGCGGGTCGACGGAAGCGTTGCGGATTTATTTAGCGCGCGAGGTTTCCGAAGTTCCCCTTGGTGAACGGTTTGAACGCGAGGATGAGGAGGCGCTGATGCAGACCCGGTGGGTGAATCTGGAGGAGGCCGTTGCAGCCATTCATAGCGGGCAGTTACATAACCCGTCGGCGGTGATGGGGCTATTAGCCACGAAATCTGCCCTCGATAAAGATTGGGCCCCCTTACGTCCTTCTGACGCGCCGTGGATGCGTTCGCCTCTGGGTAGATAA
- a CDS encoding helix-turn-helix transcriptional regulator — protein sequence MAPSEEPQGTREQVLDLVVEKGPVTSTVIARILGLTTAAVRRHITSLEAAGEIEEHEIVSTKPRGRGRPARHYVATEAAHDQLTDSYSEIANRALSYLAQTAGEGAIESFAAARSREIERKYAPIIRAAGNDPRAQAMALADALTQDGYAASVRDVGAGNFAVQLCQGHCPILTVAEEFPQLCEAETQAFARLLDVHVQRLATLTGGEHVCTTHIPVASITKRPRWNNS from the coding sequence GTGGCCCCAAGCGAAGAACCGCAAGGCACGCGCGAACAGGTCCTCGACCTCGTTGTCGAGAAAGGGCCGGTGACGTCCACTGTTATAGCCCGTATCCTCGGATTAACAACTGCTGCGGTGCGACGCCACATCACCTCGCTGGAAGCGGCGGGGGAAATCGAAGAACACGAAATCGTTAGCACTAAGCCGCGTGGTCGAGGCCGACCGGCGCGACACTACGTGGCGACGGAAGCAGCTCACGACCAGCTGACAGATAGTTATTCAGAGATCGCGAACCGGGCGCTATCGTATTTGGCGCAGACAGCCGGCGAAGGTGCGATCGAAAGTTTTGCTGCGGCGCGCAGCCGCGAGATTGAACGCAAATACGCGCCTATTATCCGAGCGGCAGGTAACGACCCCCGGGCGCAAGCGATGGCCCTGGCAGATGCGTTAACCCAAGATGGGTACGCGGCTAGTGTGCGCGACGTGGGGGCGGGTAACTTTGCTGTCCAACTGTGTCAAGGTCACTGCCCCATATTGACGGTGGCGGAGGAGTTCCCACAGCTGTGTGAAGCGGAGACACAGGCGTTCGCACGCCTGCTCGACGTGCACGTACAGCGGTTGGCGACCCTAACTGGGGGCGAACACGTGTGCACCACCCACATTCCCGTGGCTTCGATTACTAAACGTCCCCGGTGGAACAACAGCTGA
- the murJ gene encoding murein biosynthesis integral membrane protein MurJ produces MSNESSSVPRRATRLFNAALTKVGLGTVGMLALATLASRAFGFLRWMAQSAFVGSGSLAGAYASANQVPNIIFEIVIGGALSGITVPLLAGLVKRGLKDDTSRIASALLTWVSLTLSILAVGVCAGAPLIAQLIPVPADTVIADQHALLTTFLRIFAWQIPLYGVSVVLTGTLQAHKRFIWPALMPLFSSLVTIGTFVVYAAVPDPHAGVLVLGWGTTLGAASLSLPLLVPVSRLGVRLRPTLNLRRSEARRAWALGMSGVGALIAQQVSVVAGLWALRTYGEGGTVAIFQYTQAVYWLPHAVFIYPLVTAAFPILSEHGEQGCSSIFERTCARSAQRVSVGALAGVSLLVAMAPVAARFFNLLTPVPGMHTALCVMAPSLWGYALLYFGQRALLAVGQPRRAWQVAALSWLGVAAATLVLARALTPAEGSGYWAITAFAAAHTVGLTLGGLVVLFTIRRQCSPACLSGYWGVLVRAAALLIPLSALCYACTRLIVTWGQGFLQGLLACIAAALVGIGLLVACILTVGSKSVLAILRTRISESDEDDC; encoded by the coding sequence ATGAGTAACGAGTCCAGCTCGGTTCCGCGGCGGGCAACGCGCCTGTTCAACGCTGCACTAACCAAGGTGGGGTTAGGGACCGTTGGGATGCTGGCGCTAGCCACGCTCGCTTCCCGCGCGTTTGGGTTCTTGCGGTGGATGGCGCAAAGCGCGTTCGTTGGCTCCGGTAGCCTTGCGGGAGCCTACGCCAGTGCGAACCAGGTGCCGAACATTATTTTTGAAATCGTTATCGGCGGCGCGCTGTCGGGAATTACTGTTCCGCTACTAGCCGGGCTGGTTAAGCGCGGGCTTAAAGATGATACGTCACGCATTGCCTCGGCTCTGCTGACGTGGGTTAGTTTAACGTTGAGCATCCTTGCGGTGGGTGTGTGCGCAGGCGCCCCCCTGATTGCGCAGCTGATTCCCGTGCCAGCGGATACTGTAATCGCAGATCAGCACGCGCTGCTAACCACGTTCTTGCGCATTTTTGCGTGGCAAATCCCCCTGTACGGCGTGTCCGTAGTGTTAACGGGAACGCTGCAGGCGCACAAGCGGTTCATCTGGCCGGCTCTGATGCCACTGTTCTCTTCTTTGGTTACTATCGGCACGTTCGTGGTTTACGCCGCGGTTCCTGACCCGCATGCGGGGGTGCTGGTGCTCGGTTGGGGCACCACCTTGGGGGCGGCTAGTTTGTCCCTGCCGCTGCTGGTTCCCGTGTCGCGTCTAGGGGTGCGTTTGCGGCCTACCTTGAACCTGCGTCGCAGTGAGGCGCGTCGTGCCTGGGCGCTGGGAATGTCTGGGGTGGGCGCGTTAATCGCCCAGCAGGTGAGCGTGGTAGCGGGCCTTTGGGCGCTGCGTACCTACGGTGAGGGGGGTACGGTTGCGATTTTTCAGTACACGCAGGCCGTGTACTGGTTACCGCACGCGGTTTTCATCTACCCGTTGGTAACGGCCGCGTTCCCGATTCTTTCTGAGCATGGGGAGCAGGGCTGCTCGTCGATCTTTGAACGCACGTGTGCGCGCAGTGCACAGCGGGTGAGTGTCGGAGCGCTCGCGGGAGTGAGCCTGCTGGTCGCTATGGCACCGGTAGCAGCACGCTTTTTCAACCTCTTAACGCCGGTGCCCGGCATGCACACTGCTCTTTGCGTCATGGCCCCGTCACTGTGGGGGTATGCACTCTTGTACTTTGGTCAGCGGGCACTCTTGGCCGTTGGGCAGCCCCGGAGGGCATGGCAAGTCGCTGCGTTGTCCTGGTTGGGGGTGGCCGCAGCTACACTCGTTTTGGCGCGGGCGCTGACCCCCGCGGAAGGCAGTGGGTACTGGGCGATCACGGCATTTGCCGCAGCCCACACGGTTGGGCTCACGCTGGGTGGGTTAGTGGTATTGTTTACGATTCGCCGGCAGTGTTCACCGGCGTGCCTATCTGGATACTGGGGTGTGCTCGTGCGGGCCGCGGCGTTGCTCATTCCCCTGAGTGCGCTTTGTTACGCGTGCACTCGGTTGATTGTTACGTGGGGGCAGGGTTTCCTGCAGGGCCTCCTCGCGTGTATAGCGGCGGCATTGGTGGGGATTGGTTTGCTCGTCGCCTGCATCTTGACCGTCGGGTCAAAGAGCGTTCTGGCGATTTTGAGAACTCGGATAAGTGAAAGTGATGAGGATGATTGCTGA